One segment of Leuconostoc lactis DNA contains the following:
- the whiA gene encoding DNA-binding protein WhiA, translating into MSYAADVKKELTGLLVHDGNAKAELSALMRMNGVSTLGFDQTVSVKTENAAIARRIYTLLTQNYAGVVVEVTMADHSYLSQHKSYAVLLKTQVEEVLADLGVDPFGLHPEIPARLLNQKDKRRSFLRGAFLAAGSVNSPEKANYHLEIFTTHEELAEKMLQMMQEFNLPAKITDRAGGFIVYLKRAEKIVDFLSLIGASQTMLRFEDIRMMRDMRNSVNRMMNAEMANMQKTADAANKQVQQILFIANAIGDLDLLPKKLRDIAKARLEHPDASLAELGDYLEISKSGANHRMRKLKELEQMIKDEVPFDLAKL; encoded by the coding sequence ATGTCCTACGCGGCTGATGTCAAAAAAGAATTAACAGGGTTACTGGTTCATGATGGTAACGCTAAAGCAGAATTATCCGCACTGATGCGTATGAATGGTGTCAGTACGCTTGGTTTTGACCAAACCGTGTCTGTCAAAACCGAAAACGCCGCGATTGCGCGACGCATTTACACGTTGTTAACGCAAAATTATGCTGGCGTGGTGGTTGAAGTGACGATGGCTGATCACAGTTATTTATCACAGCATAAGTCTTATGCTGTGTTGCTGAAGACACAGGTTGAGGAAGTGTTAGCTGATTTAGGGGTTGATCCCTTTGGGCTACATCCAGAAATCCCAGCCCGTCTGTTAAATCAAAAGGATAAGCGACGCTCCTTTTTACGGGGAGCCTTTTTGGCAGCTGGTTCAGTGAACTCACCAGAAAAAGCCAATTATCATTTAGAAATTTTTACCACCCATGAAGAACTCGCTGAAAAAATGTTGCAAATGATGCAAGAATTTAACTTGCCTGCTAAAATTACTGATCGTGCGGGCGGTTTTATTGTTTATCTTAAGCGGGCGGAAAAAATTGTGGATTTTTTGTCGCTGATTGGGGCTTCTCAGACCATGTTGCGATTTGAAGATATCCGTATGATGCGTGATATGCGCAATTCGGTCAATCGCATGATGAATGCCGAAATGGCAAATATGCAAAAAACAGCGGATGCGGCCAACAAACAAGTGCAGCAGATTCTATTTATTGCCAATGCCATTGGGGATTTAGATTTGCTACCTAAAAAGTTACGCGATATCGCTAAAGCCCGTTTAGAGCATCCAGATGCCTCGTTAGCTGAACTGGGAGACTATCTAGAAATTAGTAAATCTGGGGCGAATCATCGCATGCGGAAGTTAAAAGAGCTGGAACAAATGATTAAAGATGAGGTGCCATTTGACCTAGCAAAGTTGTAA
- a CDS encoding ATP-dependent Clp protease proteolytic subunit codes for MWPGVIEQTANGRESYDLPSRLLKDRIVLVQGEIEDSMATSIVAQLLFLEAQDPTKEISMYINSPGGSVTAGLSITDTMNFIKAPVTTIVMGLAASMGTIIASSGEKGHRFMLPNAEYLIHQPMGGAAGGTQQTDMAIIAEQLTKTRAKLNRILADASGKDLETIAHDTERDYWMSAEETLEYGFIDGILTKSGEKPVVK; via the coding sequence ATGTGGCCAGGAGTTATTGAACAAACAGCAAACGGCCGTGAAAGCTATGACTTGCCTTCACGTTTGTTAAAAGATCGTATTGTTTTGGTACAAGGCGAAATCGAAGATAGCATGGCAACTTCAATTGTTGCCCAATTGTTATTTTTGGAAGCCCAAGATCCAACGAAAGAAATTTCAATGTATATCAATTCACCTGGTGGCTCAGTAACTGCTGGGCTATCGATTACCGATACCATGAACTTTATTAAGGCGCCAGTGACGACTATTGTGATGGGCTTGGCAGCCTCAATGGGAACAATTATTGCCAGTTCTGGTGAAAAAGGGCACCGTTTCATGTTGCCTAATGCTGAATACTTGATTCACCAACCAATGGGCGGTGCTGCTGGTGGTACGCAGCAAACAGATATGGCCATTATTGCTGAACAATTGACAAAAACACGGGCAAAGTTGAACCGTATTTTGGCCGATGCGTCTGGCAAAGACTTGGAAACAATTGCACATGATACAGAACGTGATTATTGGATGAGCGCTGAAGAAACGTTGGAGTACGGCTTTATTGACGGTATTTTGACGAAGTCTGGAGAAAAGCCAGTTGTCAAGTGA
- a CDS encoding D-2-hydroxyacid dehydrogenase → MKIFAYGIRNDEKPALEDWKSAHPEVEVDYTQELLTPETAALAKGSDSVVVYQQLDYTPETLKALAEAGVTNMSLRNVGTDNIDFETAKALDFNISNVPVYSPNAIAEHAAIQVAALLSQAKVMENKVQKRDLRWEPTIRREVRDQVVGVVGTGHIGRVFLEIMQGFGAKVIAYDVYRNPELEATGVYVDTLDELLEQSDVVSLHVPHIPGVNDQMINAETIAKMKDDAVLVNVSRGLLVDTDAVVAALDSKKLFGFVMDTYEGEVGVFNKDWSENGLEDKRLDDLISRENVYVTPHTAFYTTHAVREMVYQSFDAAVAFAKGETPANAVKY, encoded by the coding sequence ATGAAGATTTTTGCTTACGGTATTCGTAATGACGAAAAGCCAGCTTTAGAAGATTGGAAATCAGCTCATCCAGAAGTTGAAGTTGATTATACCCAAGAACTTTTGACACCCGAAACAGCCGCTTTGGCTAAGGGGTCAGATTCAGTGGTTGTTTATCAACAATTAGACTACACGCCTGAAACATTGAAGGCATTGGCAGAAGCTGGTGTGACAAACATGTCTTTGCGTAATGTTGGAACAGATAACATTGACTTTGAAACAGCAAAGGCTTTGGACTTCAACATTTCAAACGTCCCAGTTTACTCACCAAATGCGATTGCTGAACATGCAGCTATTCAAGTTGCTGCTTTGTTGTCACAAGCAAAGGTGATGGAAAACAAAGTACAAAAGCGCGATTTGCGTTGGGAACCAACAATCCGTCGTGAAGTTCGCGACCAAGTTGTTGGTGTTGTTGGTACAGGTCACATCGGTCGTGTCTTCTTGGAAATCATGCAAGGTTTCGGGGCAAAGGTTATCGCTTATGATGTTTACCGCAACCCAGAACTTGAAGCAACTGGTGTTTATGTTGATACTTTGGATGAATTGCTTGAACAATCAGACGTCGTTTCATTGCACGTGCCACACATTCCAGGTGTTAATGATCAAATGATCAATGCAGAAACAATTGCTAAGATGAAGGATGACGCAGTCTTGGTTAACGTTTCTCGTGGTTTGTTGGTTGATACAGATGCCGTTGTTGCCGCATTGGATTCAAAGAAGTTGTTTGGCTTCGTAATGGATACTTATGAAGGTGAAGTTGGTGTCTTCAACAAGGACTGGTCAGAAAACGGTTTGGAAGACAAGCGTTTGGACGATTTGATTTCACGTGAAAATGTTTATGTGACACCACATACAGCATTCTACACAACGCACGCTGTGCGAGAAATGGTATATCAATCATTTGATGCTGCCGTAGCATTTGCCAAGGGTGAAACACCTGCAAATGCTGTGAAGTACTAA
- a CDS encoding PTS transporter subunit IIC, with amino-acid sequence MTIKAEGQKWASKDSQALRNEEYARKAVENAPVTFSGDTELKLKDFFFKVLSGSAQGILIGVLPSAVMKYIIQYSGLGTTTFGGHLSAILTLFTSFIPVLIGLAVALQFKMKSLDVGVVAIATAAASGSIKWAQVPTGFVNPITGAKTIAPSNIYIASGAGDVINAMIVAAVAVFVTWLVARYLKGFGSVAIILSPIIIGGGVGLFGKVIAPYVGAVTTWIGNMIETFTRLAPIPMVMLIAMAFSIIIITPVSTVGIALAISLSGIGSGAAAMGVVATTIVLLINSWRVNKPGVTVAIALGAMKGMMPSVFAKPVTMLPFMLAAAISAIPVALFNIQGTPTTAGFGYIGLVSPIQSMVKDPSIPANVMNHFINPFTALLAWIIIPIIAGFIAQFIFSNWLKLYTPADFEQEL; translated from the coding sequence ATGACGATTAAAGCAGAAGGCCAAAAGTGGGCTTCAAAAGATTCACAAGCCTTACGTAATGAAGAATACGCGCGTAAGGCTGTGGAAAATGCCCCAGTAACATTTAGTGGTGATACAGAACTTAAGTTGAAGGATTTCTTCTTTAAAGTTTTGTCTGGTTCAGCGCAAGGTATTTTGATTGGTGTGTTACCATCTGCGGTAATGAAGTACATCATTCAATATTCTGGTTTGGGGACAACTACATTTGGTGGACATCTAAGCGCGATTTTGACGTTGTTCACATCATTCATCCCCGTTTTGATTGGTTTGGCGGTTGCCTTGCAATTTAAGATGAAGAGCTTGGATGTTGGTGTTGTGGCAATTGCAACAGCTGCAGCATCTGGTTCAATCAAGTGGGCACAAGTACCAACTGGCTTTGTGAACCCAATTACAGGGGCTAAGACAATTGCCCCAAGTAATATCTACATTGCTAGTGGCGCTGGTGATGTGATTAATGCCATGATTGTGGCTGCTGTGGCGGTCTTTGTGACATGGTTAGTTGCACGTTACTTGAAGGGCTTCGGTTCTGTTGCTATCATTTTGAGCCCAATTATCATTGGTGGCGGTGTTGGTTTGTTTGGTAAGGTGATTGCGCCTTACGTTGGGGCTGTCACAACTTGGATTGGTAACATGATTGAAACGTTTACACGTTTGGCACCAATTCCAATGGTTATGTTGATTGCCATGGCGTTCTCAATTATTATCATTACACCTGTTTCAACAGTTGGTATTGCCTTGGCTATTTCATTGTCAGGTATCGGTTCTGGTGCTGCCGCAATGGGTGTTGTAGCCACAACAATTGTTTTGTTGATTAACTCATGGCGTGTTAACAAGCCAGGTGTGACAGTAGCGATTGCATTGGGTGCCATGAAGGGTATGATGCCATCTGTCTTTGCTAAGCCGGTAACCATGCTACCATTCATGCTGGCAGCGGCAATTTCTGCTATTCCGGTTGCTTTGTTCAACATTCAAGGAACACCAACAACTGCTGGATTCGGTTACATTGGATTAGTATCACCAATCCAATCAATGGTGAAAGATCCATCAATTCCAGCAAATGTGATGAACCACTTCATTAATCCATTTACAGCTTTGCTTGCTTGGATTATTATTCCAATCATTGCCGGATTTATTGCACAATTCATCTTCAGTAACTGGTTGAAGTTGTACACACCAGCTGATTTTGAACAAGAACTATAA